CGACCTGTACAAGGAGCGGAAGCTGCTCAGTGCGGAGGGTGAGTGGGTCCCATGTGGCCCTGGCGCTGGCCACCATCCCCTACTGTGTGACCTTTCCAGGGGCGCCTTCCAGGTCTAGCCCTGCCCTCTGTCCCCAAAGTGTGGGTCTCCTGTTCAGGGTCCAGACCACAGATGGGCTATGTGGCCAGGCCTGAAAAACTAGGGTGGATGAGGACAAGCATCCCGGCTGCCTGGGGTAGGAGTGAGGGCCACAGAGGCCGCTCCAAACAGtgctctccctgccccctgcccccttccccagagcGCATCAGCCAGACAGTGGAGATCCTGAAGCACACTGTGGACATTGAGGAGAAGGGGGTCAAGTTGAAACTCACCATTGTGGACACGCCGGGCTTCGGGGACGCCGTCAACAACTCTGAGTGGTAAGGAGGGCCTGCCCGGGTGTCCCAGCCTCCCGGCCCCCCGCCCCTCGGCCTGGCTTCAtgcacccctgcccccagctggaAGCCCATCACTGACTACGTGGACCAGCAGTTTGAACAGTATTTCCGGGACGAGAGCGGCCTCAACCGCAAGAACATCCAAGACAACCGAGTGCACTGCTGCCTGTACTTCATCTCCCCTTTTGGGCATGGGTACGTGGCTGGGCATGGGTACGTGGCTGTCCTCGGGCCAGCCGGTGCCGGTGGCCACCTGCCCCCTGCACCGTGCCCTCCTCCCACTGCCTCTGCCCCACGCATGCTCCACCACCCTGGCTGCTCTCCACAGGCTGCGGCCCGTGGATGTGGGCTTCATGAAAGCCTTGCACGAGAAGGTGAACATCGTGCCCCTCATCGCCAAAGCGGACTGTCTCGTCCCCAGTGAGATCCGGAAGCTGAAGGAGCGGGTgagcctctgtggcagtggcccaGCCAGACTCTGGGGGGGCACGGGGGTACTGCCCGGGTGCTGGCCCCTAACCTGATGGCCCTCGCCCGCTGCAGATCCGGGAGGAGATCGACAAGTTTGGGATCCACGTGTACCAGTTTCCTGAGTGTGACTCAGATGAAGATGAGGACTTCAAGCAGCAGGATCGAGAACTGAAGGTGAGTGTGCAGCATGCTGGGCGGGGAGGGGCCCAGAGACCAGTTTATGCCAGGCCAGGGAGAGGACTCATCACCTAGGTCTGATCTCTTGGGCAAGGGCCTCTCGTCCAGCAGTGAAGTCCcttcccctggggctggggctggggctggggctggggctggggcttccCAGGTTCCCCACTGGCTTGTGTAGTTTGGGCCCGCATAGTTCATGGGTCATGGAGCGCTTGTCAGGACCCAAAGGCACAGCTGCTGGCCAGGTCCCCACCCTGGCCTTGCTCTCAGCCCCCTTCCCTGCTTCACCAGCAGAAGGGCCTGGCCCAGTGGCCACAAGCCTTGTGCCCAGAATCCTGAGCTGGAGGTGGTGGCTTTGAGTGCCCCAGGCCTAGAGTGGTGATGGCAAGTCCAAGCCAGAGACAGGTGGCCACTGGGCTGGAAGCAGTGTGGGCCCTTCACCCCAGACTCTGCAAGGGCGTCACTAACAGGAGGGTCAGCTCTTGGGTGGGGAAGGGCAGGCACTAGATGGAACGGCTCATGCGGAGGGTTTTGGGAAGGCAGGACATGTGGCTGAGCACAGCCCCTGGCAAAAGCCCTGAGGTGTCAGCTACACCAGCTCCAGCTTCAGCTGGCAACAGAGACGCCAGAGGTGGGGGCTGCAGGCTCTCCTTAGGGAGAGGTTGTGGTTGGTGATGCTGGAGGGGCCGACCAGGTGCTGAGCGCCCACGTCCCTCTGCCACCACTGACCCCACACCCCTGCTAACTGGGTGTGAGCCCTtacacctgccccccccccaggaGAGTGCACCCTTCGCTGTTATCGGCAGCAACACGGTGGTGGAGGCCAAGGGCCAGCGGGTCCGGGGACGACTGTACCCCTGGGGGATCGTGGAGGGTGAGTTGAGGCCTGGGGCACAGCCTTTTGGGTGGGAAGGTTCCTCTGGGGCAGCGCCCCACCCACTGCCCGCCCCCGCCCGCAGTGGAGAACCAGGCGCACTGCGATTTCGTGAAACTTCGCAACATGCTGATCCGCACCCACATGCACGACCTCAAGGACGTGACGTGCGACGTGCACTACGAGAACTACCGCGCGCACTGCATCCAGCAGATGACCAGGTGCGCTCCCCGCCCGACCCGTACACACCTGACCCGCCCAGAGGTGTGGGAGCCCGGGCTTTGGTGGTGTCGGGGTCAGCCCCCAACAGCCCTGTCCCTCATGTCCACCCTGCAGCAAGCTGACCCAGGACAGCCGCATGGAGAGCCCCATCCCcatcctgcccctgcccacccccgacGCCGAGACGGAGAAGCTCATCAGGATGAAGGATGAGGAGGTTCGCAGgcggcaggggaggagccagggctgggggtggggccagagcCAGGCCCTTACCATCATATTTCTCACCCCACTCTCTGGTTTCTGCCCCGCCCCCCAGCTGAGGCGCATGCAGGAGATGCTGCAGAAAATGAAGCAGCAAATGCAGGACCAGTGACCTCGCCCCAGACCCCCGTTGCCATGGATATACTGCCAGTTCTCCAGCTTGCCCTTCCCATCCCTGGACCCCAACTGGCTTGGACTCGACCCGGATTCATCTGGATCTCCAACAGGCCTGGACACAATCCCAACCCCGCAATGGCCCAGACCTGGACCTGTCTTTCCCCACTGTTCCTGACCTGACCCAGAGACGCGGGGCCTCAGCCCCCAGCCAACCCTAATTTATTCTCAGCATCAGCCTCTCCCCTCGTTTGTATCTGCTTCAAGGGGCCTGGATCACAGCCCCCACAAccagccctctctggccttgGGGAAGCAGGAGCTAAGTCGGGTGGTGACTTCTAAGATCTTCCCCCAACCAGGAAGGTCACAGCACTCAGACTCCATGCCCTACCCAGAGGAGTAGGTAAACCAAGGCAGAACATAGGAGCAGATCCTTGAGACCCCAGGCTTGTTCCCCCACCCAATGCTGCAGAATGGACTTGGAGCCCTCACTTTGTGCCGAGGTGGGCTGGGTCCTTCTTACCTCTTCACCCCCTCACCAGGTAGCTTTGGGGGCAGATCAGGCAGCTGAAGCAATTAGGATTCCTCCAGAACTAAGGAGACCATCCGGCTGCTGGGGAGAGCAATGGAGGATGGGACACCTGTGAAGGCCCGCCCCCATCCCCCATGGCCTTGGCCCGGCCTCAAGGCTCCAGGAGCAGTGGGTGGTGGGCAGCCTGGCCACCTCCTTCCCCGCCTGTCGCTGGCGATCTGTTCTCCCCAGCAGCACTGTTGCCCCGGGTTCCGGAGCCCTTGGCACCCCCATCCCTCCACCCGCATGACCCCTGCCCCTCAAGCCCCATTCTCCAGTTTGTTTAGTTGTGAATGTTGCGTCCTGTCCTGGTGACAGGAGAACAATATTGGTGAACGTCGCAGAGGGTGTCTGAGTGCTCCATGCGCCCCTGGGAGCGAGCAGGGCGGAAGTGCGGTCGCCGGGGCCTGGCTGTGATAGCACTCTTATCCGCGCTGCCGGCTCGGCCTCGCGGTTATTTCTGGCCGGGCGGCGCGCTGTGGTCGGTTCGACGGGCGCGCTGGGGCCCGGCAGGGGTTGGGGTGGCCTTATCGCCTGGTTCCGCGGCCAGCGCCTCGCGCTCCAGAGCAGCCTGGGCCGCCGTCCTCTCACCATGGGCTCCGGTGAGTCTGGGGTCTGGCCGGCTGGGCTGCTCCCTGGGCAGACTAGGGTTGGGAGGCGGTCGGTCTTTGGGGCTGTAATTGAAAGAGATTTGGGTCACATTTATAGGGGACCCCGGCCAGTGAGCGGGGCGGTCGGGGTGGAGAAGCGTGCGGGCAATGGGGGGCGCTCCAAGGGCCCCGCGGGCCGGGCTCACCCCCGCGCTTCCGTTCCAGGGCCGCGCGGGGCGCTGGGCCTGCTGCTCCTCCTGCTCGCGCCGCCCAGCCGCCTGGCCTCTGGCTGCCCCGCACCGTGTCACTGCGCGAGTACGCGCGTGGACTGCGGGCGCCGAGGGCTAACGTGGGCTTCGCTGCCGGCCGCCTTCCCACTGAACACGACCGAACTGGTGCTGACGGGCAACAACCTGACGGCGCTGCCGCCGGGGATCCTGGACGCGCTGCCGGTGCTGCGCGCCGCGTACCTGGACGCCAACCCCTGGCGCTGCGACTGCCACCTGGTGCCGCTGCGCGCCTGGCTGGCCGGCCGGATCGAGCTCGAGCCCTACCGCGACCTGCGCTGCGCCGCGCCCCCCGCGCTGCGCGGCCGCGTGCTGCCCTACCTCGCGGAGGACGAGCTGCGCGCCGCCTGCCCGCCCGGCGAGCTCTGCCGCGGGGCCCTGGCGGCGCAGCTCTTGCTGCTCGGCCTCGGGCTGCTGCACGCGCTGCTGCTGGCGCTGCTGCTGTGCCGCCTGCGGAGGCTGCGCGCCCAGGCCGCGAGCAGGTGGTTGCTGAGCACCCCGCTGACCTCCCCGCTGGCGgcggagccggagccggagccagAGCCGAGCGAGGACGCTGAGTAGCGCGGCTGGCTCCCCCGATCGGCCCCACCCCGTGCGCGTCCTCCGCTCGTACAATCCCCCAGACACGCCAGCATGCCGTCCGGGTTGCGGGCCCTACGGCCGCAGAGCCGGCCCGGGGCGAACCGGCGCCCGGACCCGCCCAGTCCCCACACCATCTCCAGTGCGAATAAACCCTGCTCCGCATCTGACCGGCCTCTGCACCACGAGACCCGGAATTATGCGCCTCCCCAACCCAGAAAAAGCTGCCGGGGTGAGAGGTGGTTCAAGGGGGGCAGAAACGTATGACATTTTCATACACCCGACATAACCTGACAAGTACAAGGTCAGCAAGTGAACTCCCTGGCCGCTGACTTCACAGTAGTACAAGTGGGAGGGCTCAGAAGAACTCGAAAGACAGTGACCGCACTGTGGGGAGTGAGAACACTGGGAcagtgaggacactggagagTGAGGACTGAGGACAGTGAGGATGCTGGGACATTGAGGACACTGGGACGTTACAGTGTGGGCAGTGAGGACACTGAGGGGACATTGGGTCCCCCGCAGGCAATGTGGCAAGAAAGAGAAGTTCAGAGTGGTAGTTTCCGGGAGTCAGTGCAAGGTGGCTCTGAGGACAGCTCGGGTGTGAGATTCCCTGATGGCAGTGACCATGCCACGCAGGCAGCTTTCAGGGCAGTCAGGGATGGAGATGGGGGGTGGGTGATGAGGATGATTCGGTAGCCCAGCTGCAACTCCCTAGGCATCTGAGTAAGAACCTCTGGAGGGCAAGTGAGGTGTGGACCACGGAAGTTCCCCACAGGGGTTGAGGAGGCACTGGAGGTCTCTGAATCATGTCCCCCACCTGGCTGCCATTTCTTGAAGGAAGTCACCTCTGACCACCTCCATCCCCAGTCTCCCTGTCCCAGGCCAAGCAGCCACCTCTATGGGGGCCCCAGCCCGGCACAGGCTGCTAATGAGGGCCTGGGTGCCCACAAGGTAGGCCAGGGCTTTCCTCATTATTGCGGTCCCACTTCTACCCTTGGTGTCCCCCACCCCGTGGCCCTGTCAACAACATGGCTTGTTTGCTATTCACCCCAAACAGGACCCTGATAAGGAGCCTCAGGCCTGGGTCCCGGCTGCCTGGCACAGGAAGGCTCCCGGCCCCACTGACCAGGTCGGGGAGGCTGCCAGTGACATGGCCTTTGTCCTGGCCTTTGTGGGACAAGACGGATGGCCCTCCGGTCGGGCTGATGCTATCTCAGGGCTGCCGGTGGGACGTGAGGCTGGAGCCACCCCCTTCTTTGTGGGCAGGTGTGTGGCATCCGGCCCATTGTGGGCTGCAGCTGACTGCCCGGCCGTCCATCCAGACTTATCACCTCATCTGGGACAGTGGCCCCTTTTGTACAAATAAACTGCCACCTTGCCTTCCTCAGGGAGTGACTCAGCACTCCCAGCGCCCCTGGTGGGGGTCAGAGGTAATAGTGGTTGTCACAGCAAGGTACATGGGTCACTCCTAAACTCAGTCCCAATGTGGTGCAGGACGGGGTGTCGCCCCTACTTTCCAGAGAAGGAAACCAGATCCCAGAGAGGGTTCCCCCTGCTGGGCCCCAGAGCTTTCTCCATAGCTGCCCTGAGAGCAGCGCTGAGACCCGGTCCCCGGGACCCCCTCTCCTCTTCACTGAGGACTTTGGGGGGGCAAATGCCAGACCCAGGAAAAGTGGCCTGGGTGTCCTAGGTGACCCCAAGCTAAGAAAAGGCAGCCCCCCGGGCTGTAGAACAGGTCCAGCAGGAGCTGTGGGGAGTGCACAGCAGAGGCCCAGCTCCACTACTCACTGCCCTCAGGCTTGAGGGCTCCCAGGCCAGCGTCCTGCTGAGGGAGCA
The genomic region above belongs to Camelus bactrianus isolate YW-2024 breed Bactrian camel chromosome 32, ASM4877302v1, whole genome shotgun sequence and contains:
- the SEPTIN5 gene encoding septin-5 isoform X2, with translation MVAGESGLGKSTLVHSLFLTDLYKERKLLSAEERISQTVEILKHTVDIEEKGVKLKLTIVDTPGFGDAVNNSECWKPITDYVDQQFEQYFRDESGLNRKNIQDNRVHCCLYFISPFGHGLRPVDVGFMKALHEKVNIVPLIAKADCLVPSEIRKLKERIREEIDKFGIHVYQFPECDSDEDEDFKQQDRELKESAPFAVIGSNTVVEAKGQRVRGRLYPWGIVEVENQAHCDFVKLRNMLIRTHMHDLKDVTCDVHYENYRAHCIQQMTSKLTQDSRMESPIPILPLPTPDAETEKLIRMKDEELRRMQEMLQKMKQQMQDQ
- the SEPTIN5 gene encoding septin-5 isoform X3; this translates as MDSLAAPQDRLVEQLLSPRTQAQRRLKDIDKQYVGFATLPNQVHRKSVKKGFDFTLMVAGESGLGKSTLVHSLFLTDLYKERKLLSAEERISQTVEILKHTVDIEEKGVKLKLTIVDTPGFGDAVNNSECWKPITDYVDQQFEQYFRDESGLNRKNIQDNRVHCCLYFISPFGHGLRPVDVGFMKALHEKVNIVPLIAKADCLVPSEIRKLKERIREEIDKFGIHVYQFPECDSDEDEDFKQQDRELKESAPFAVIGSNTVVEAKGQRVRGRLYPWGIVEVENQAHCDFVKLRNMLIRTHMHDLKDVTCDVHYENYRAHCIQQMTSKLTQDSRMESPIPILPLPTPDAETEKLIRMKDEELRRMQEMLQKMKQQMQDQ
- the SEPTIN5 gene encoding septin-5 isoform X1 — translated: MSTGLRYKSKLATPEDKQDIDKQYVGFATLPNQVHRKSVKKGFDFTLMVAGESGLGKSTLVHSLFLTDLYKERKLLSAEERISQTVEILKHTVDIEEKGVKLKLTIVDTPGFGDAVNNSECWKPITDYVDQQFEQYFRDESGLNRKNIQDNRVHCCLYFISPFGHGLRPVDVGFMKALHEKVNIVPLIAKADCLVPSEIRKLKERIREEIDKFGIHVYQFPECDSDEDEDFKQQDRELKESAPFAVIGSNTVVEAKGQRVRGRLYPWGIVEVENQAHCDFVKLRNMLIRTHMHDLKDVTCDVHYENYRAHCIQQMTSKLTQDSRMESPIPILPLPTPDAETEKLIRMKDEELRRMQEMLQKMKQQMQDQ
- the GP1BB gene encoding platelet glycoprotein Ib beta chain, coding for MGSGPRGALGLLLLLLAPPSRLASGCPAPCHCASTRVDCGRRGLTWASLPAAFPLNTTELVLTGNNLTALPPGILDALPVLRAAYLDANPWRCDCHLVPLRAWLAGRIELEPYRDLRCAAPPALRGRVLPYLAEDELRAACPPGELCRGALAAQLLLLGLGLLHALLLALLLCRLRRLRAQAASRWLLSTPLTSPLAAEPEPEPEPSEDAE